Proteins encoded within one genomic window of Anastrepha ludens isolate Willacy chromosome 4, idAnaLude1.1, whole genome shotgun sequence:
- the LOC128860903 gene encoding protein swallow has translation MSIQDESFPYDELFDLDSSPTPVNRFQFPHRLREGQNHQLFSEESDKNMVKPTHNLSTSNSSVADQTISSAECTTEQPTERAAITNDSIIKSDGTGMAIGSDAPKRPLERNRKSQSYHDIHSEYTKRRYKHVESKVGQYIANIRNEDERRRRLAKIQRHRSLPEALVRDPITLERMQLQRSVTVVAKRLNQALEKVIDGVDEEPDDGADFSNSNMTATTSATTSATTSTQSGSGTTDDGDDDFGREADKSNEGVLRENCKDGLIDKNMYALLLDERDRLKSYNDYQQSKLDEKQCEIMRLRQNVDFLRVRLSTAEDQIQKSQNCRSFGYGQMGAHSLPSWGVGRQSVQGLLYCTSKSTKATQTVGNICHSPSPPPPAPATPSPPHLGIPNGELQIYVTADTPDGNNNLCSESTIEKCGRNIKSVAAIQPMALNFSNYPDGESGERRTTKDNVALRRRSNSLKARQKCVETTNAKDSDKSQYDSRASHPSSSDSAIDVEVIELSSSPKPARRKRNKIDMKEKRIHAPKVWSLMYSRGPQRTPSPTGLYIERCSNGTAMDVSATTEVQGGRKFAPKKTSVGGRSISRRWLNLFGSCVRCRNPKYTEREQVALQHNYTQVPLLDSTFEKSYIPLQSN, from the exons ATGAGCATTCAAGATGAAAGCTTTCCGTACGATGAACTCTTTGATTTAGACTCATCGCCAACTCCGGTGAACAGGTTTCAATTTCCTCACCGCTTGCGTGAAGGGCAAAATCACCAATTGTTTAGCGAAGAAAGCGACAAAAATATGGTCAAGCCAACTCATAATCTTAGCACATCCAATTCATCCGTCGCCGACCAAACCATATCATCGGCCGAATGTACTACAGAACAACCCACTGAGCGTGCCGCGATAACCAATGATTCCATAATTAAGAGCGATGGAACTGGTATGGCCATCGGTAGTGATGCGCCCAAACGGCCACTAGAGCGTAATCGCAAGTCACAATCCTATCACGATATCCATTCGGAATATACGAAGCGTCGCTACAAGCATGTCGAAAGCAAAGTCGGACAATATATCGCAAATATACGCAACGAAGATGAACGTCGACGTAGGCTAGCGAAAATCCAAAGACATCGTTCACTGCCTGAGGCACTGGTGCGAGATCCGATAACACTGGAAAGGATGCAGTTGCAGCGTAGCGTTACCGTTGTCGCGAAGAGGCTGAATCAAGCGCTTGAGAAAGTAATTGACGGTGTCGATGAGGAGCCAGATGACGGCGCAGACTTTTCGAACAGCAACATGACAGCGacaacatcagcaacaacatcagcaacaaCTTCCACACAGAGTGGTAGCGGTACTACCGACGACGGCGACGATGATTTCGGCCGAGAAGCAGACAAGAGTAATGAGGGTGTGTTGAGGGAGAACTGCAAAGACGGCTTAAttgataaaaatatgtatgcattattGCTGGATGAGCGCGATCGCCTTAAATCGTATAATGACTACCAGCAATCAAAGCTGGATGAAAAGCAGTGCGAAATTATGCGCCTTCGACAAAACGTGGATTTCTTGCGTGTACGGTTGAGTACCGCCGAGGATCAAATCCAGAAAAGTCAAAATTGTCGTTCTTTTGGCTATGGTCAGATGGGTGCACACAGCCTACCGTCTTGGGGCGTAGGGAGGCAGTCGGTGCAGGGTTTGCTCTACTGCACGTCAAAGAGCACAAAGGCGACACAAACTGTAGGTAATATATGCCACTCACCGTCACCGCCACCGCCAGCGCCGGCAACACCCTCACCGCCgcaccttggcataccaaatGGCGAACTGCAAATATACGTGACAGCAGATACGCCAGATGGCAACAATAATCTATGCAGTGAGAGCACAATAGAGAAATGTGGTCGAAATATTAAAAGCGTGGCAGCTATACAACCAATGGCTTTGAATTTCAGCAATTATCCGGATGGGGAGAGCGGCGAAAGGCGAACGACGAAGGATAATG TCGCACTGCGCAGGCGTAGTAATTCCCTTAAAGCCCGACAGAAGTGCGTGGAAACTACCAACGCAAAAGACAGTGATAAATCCCAATATGACTCGCGCGCAAGCCATCCCAGCAGCTCTGATTCGGCTATTGATGTTGAAGTGATCGAATTGTCATCGTCACCGAAACCGGCACGTCGTAAACGCAACAAAATCGACATGAAAGAGAAGAGAATTCATGCACCAAAAGTTTGGAGTCTCATGTATAGTCGAGGTCCCCAGAGGACTCCCTCCCCGACGGGTTTGTACATTGAACGCTGTTCGAACGGCACTGCTATGGATGTCTCTGCAACGACTGAGGTGCAAGGTGGACGTAAATTCGCGCCAAAGAAGACCAGTGTTGGCGGCAGGTCTATTTCACGACGCTGGTTGAATTTATTTGGCAGTTGTGTACGTTGCAGGAATCCCAAGTATACCGAACGTGAGCAGGTGGCTCTTCAACACAATTACACACAAGTACCGTTGCTAGATAGTACTTTTGAGAAAAGCTACATCCCGCTACAATCTAACTAG